In a single window of the Limnochorda sp. L945t genome:
- a CDS encoding alpha/beta-type small acid-soluble spore protein codes for MTETPQTPARRYRWRRPKDTQDETAAQGPASGKEELKHEVARELGLEDDLQDPDELSVREAGKIGGQMVRRLIEAGKEQMARERSADEKAR; via the coding sequence ATGACCGAAACACCGCAAACGCCCGCCCGGCGCTACCGCTGGCGCCGTCCCAAAGATACCCAAGACGAGACGGCCGCGCAAGGGCCGGCCTCGGGCAAGGAGGAGCTCAAGCACGAAGTGGCCCGCGAGCTGGGCCTGGAGGACGACCTGCAGGATCCCGACGAGCTGTCCGTCAGGGAGGCCGGCAAGATCGGCGGGCAGATGGTGCGCCGCCTCATCGAGGCCGGCAAGGAGCAGATGGCGCGCGAGCGCAGCGCCGACGAAAAGGCCCGGTGA
- the pfkA gene encoding 6-phosphofructokinase, whose translation MKRIAVLTSGGDAPGMNAAIRSVVRVAAAHGVETMGVQQGYAGLIAGAFTPMTVRSVGGIIGMGGTVLGSARCPEFRTEQGRRQAIAQMQAHGIEGLVVIGGGGSQTGNLMLHRMGFPVAGVASTIDNDLYGFDQTLGVDTALNTALESLDRIRSTASSHHRAFLVEVMGRDCGYLALMTAIAGGAEQVVVPEVETNPDEVARELRQAYERGKSHAIVVVAEGARYNAERMAAHFREHLDQLGFELRVTVLGHVQRGGTPTAFDRMLGTLSGAMAVELLLSGRYGYIAGWLAGKVQALPLEEVVGHKRELDPKVLQLAEVLAQ comes from the coding sequence ATGAAGCGCATCGCAGTGCTCACCAGCGGCGGAGACGCTCCCGGGATGAATGCCGCGATCCGTTCGGTCGTACGCGTGGCTGCCGCCCACGGCGTGGAGACCATGGGAGTGCAGCAAGGCTACGCGGGCCTCATCGCCGGCGCTTTCACGCCCATGACCGTGCGCAGCGTGGGCGGCATCATCGGGATGGGCGGCACGGTGCTGGGCAGCGCGCGCTGCCCCGAGTTCCGGACCGAGCAGGGGCGCCGGCAGGCCATCGCGCAGATGCAGGCCCACGGTATCGAGGGCCTGGTGGTCATCGGGGGCGGGGGCTCCCAGACCGGCAACCTCATGTTGCACCGGATGGGCTTCCCCGTGGCGGGGGTCGCTTCCACCATCGACAACGACCTCTACGGCTTCGATCAGACTCTGGGCGTCGACACGGCGCTCAACACCGCCCTCGAGTCGCTGGACCGGATCCGTTCGACCGCTTCGTCCCACCACCGGGCCTTCCTGGTCGAGGTCATGGGCCGGGACTGCGGGTACCTCGCCCTCATGACGGCCATCGCCGGCGGTGCCGAGCAGGTGGTCGTGCCGGAGGTCGAGACCAATCCGGACGAGGTGGCCCGGGAGCTCCGCCAGGCGTACGAGCGGGGCAAGTCGCACGCCATCGTGGTGGTGGCCGAGGGAGCCCGGTACAACGCCGAGCGGATGGCGGCCCACTTCCGCGAGCATCTCGACCAGCTCGGGTTCGAGCTGCGGGTCACGGTGCTGGGCCACGTGCAGCGAGGCGGGACGCCCACGGCCTTCGACCGCATGCTCGGGACCCTCTCGGGGGCCATGGCCGTCGAGCTGCTGCTCAGCGGCCGCTACGGGTACATCGCCGGCTGGCTGGCAGGGAAGGTGCAGGCGTTGCCTCTCGAAGAAGTGGTCGGCCACAAGCGGGAGCTCGACCCGAAAGTGCTGCAGCTTGCCGAGGTGCTGGCGCAGTGA
- a CDS encoding glycosyltransferase family 4 protein — translation MRIGLLGPIAWRTPPRRYGPWEQVVSHLAEGLTRRGHEVTLFATADSETAARLVAVCPRPLGEDPRLDAKSYELLHMAEALRLAREEAFELLHNHFNAHPLAFSPLVDTPVVTTLHGSALLEPSTHLIYRRFAHLPYVSISNAERDGLPELRYVATVYNGVDLRQFTYSSRSEGYLAFLGRMSPKKGAHLAVELARRTGIPLKMAALIPPDERDFFEGEIRPHLDGRRIEYVGHLGPEERDRFLGGARALVHLCTVPEPFGLALVEAQACGTPVIGMDLGAVGEVVRHGETGYVVHTLEEAQQAARAIDRIDRAACRRWVESRFTVDRMVEEYERVYEAVLDASSARRSRSATASSSSRSGAV, via the coding sequence TTGCGGATCGGTCTGTTGGGCCCCATCGCGTGGCGTACCCCGCCCCGTCGCTACGGGCCGTGGGAGCAGGTCGTCTCTCACCTGGCCGAAGGGCTCACCCGGCGGGGCCACGAGGTGACGCTCTTTGCGACGGCCGACAGCGAGACGGCCGCCCGGCTGGTGGCGGTGTGTCCCCGCCCGTTGGGGGAAGATCCCCGGCTGGACGCCAAGTCGTACGAGTTGCTCCACATGGCGGAGGCGTTACGCCTGGCCAGGGAGGAGGCGTTCGAGCTCCTGCACAACCACTTCAACGCCCATCCCCTCGCCTTCTCGCCGCTCGTGGACACGCCCGTCGTCACCACCTTGCACGGATCGGCGCTGCTCGAACCCTCGACCCACCTGATCTACCGCCGCTTCGCCCACCTGCCGTACGTCTCCATCAGCAACGCCGAACGAGACGGCCTTCCCGAGCTCCGCTACGTGGCCACGGTGTACAACGGCGTCGATTTGCGCCAGTTCACCTACTCGTCGCGCTCCGAGGGGTACCTGGCGTTCCTCGGGCGGATGTCCCCGAAGAAGGGCGCGCACCTGGCGGTGGAACTCGCCCGGAGGACCGGGATCCCGTTGAAGATGGCCGCGCTCATCCCGCCCGACGAACGCGACTTCTTCGAAGGAGAGATCCGCCCGCACCTCGACGGTCGCCGGATCGAATACGTGGGGCACCTGGGCCCCGAAGAGCGCGACCGGTTCCTGGGCGGGGCGCGGGCCCTCGTCCACCTGTGCACGGTCCCGGAGCCGTTCGGGCTCGCGCTGGTGGAAGCTCAGGCGTGCGGCACGCCGGTCATCGGCATGGATCTGGGTGCCGTGGGGGAGGTGGTGCGTCACGGGGAGACGGGCTACGTGGTGCACACGCTGGAAGAAGCACAACAGGCTGCCAGGGCCATCGACCGTATCGATCGGGCGGCCTGCCGGCGGTGGGTCGAGTCGCGTTTTACCGTGGACCGGATGGTGGAGGAGTACGAGCGGGTCTATGAAGCGGTGCTGGATGCCTCGAGCGCCCGGCGGAGCCGGTCGGCCACCGCATCGAGCTCGAGCCGCTCGGGAGCCGTATAG
- a CDS encoding acetyl-CoA C-acyltransferase, producing MMDAVIVSAVRTPVAKARRGALKDMRADELAALVIREAVQRVPGLDPAEVDDVILGCAMPEADQGLNVARIAAIRAGLPVSVPAMTVNRFCSSGLQSIAMAAERIMTGAADVVVAGGVESMSRVPMTGFKFSPNPYLVEHYPEVYMAMGHTAEEVARRYGVSREDQDAYALRSHQRAARAIDAGAFRDETVPVPLGDGARFEVDEGVRRDTSMEALAALKPAFSEGGTVTAGNSSQMSDGAAAVVVMSSRRAEALGLEPLGIFRGFAVAGVPPEIMGIGPVEAVPKLLRRLGLRLDEIGLVELNEAFAAQTVAVIRQLGMDEERVNVNGGAIALGHPLGATGAKLTATLLYEMARRRVRWGLVTMCVGGGMGAAGLFEAA from the coding sequence ATGATGGATGCGGTGATCGTCTCAGCCGTGCGCACGCCGGTGGCAAAGGCGCGGCGAGGAGCCCTCAAGGACATGCGGGCCGACGAACTGGCGGCCCTGGTCATCCGGGAAGCGGTGCAGCGGGTACCCGGGCTGGATCCTGCCGAGGTCGACGACGTGATCCTGGGATGCGCGATGCCCGAAGCGGATCAGGGCCTCAACGTCGCCCGCATCGCTGCCATCCGGGCGGGTCTGCCGGTCAGCGTGCCGGCGATGACCGTCAACCGGTTTTGCTCATCGGGGCTGCAGTCCATCGCCATGGCGGCGGAACGGATCATGACCGGGGCTGCCGACGTCGTCGTGGCGGGCGGAGTCGAGAGCATGAGCCGGGTCCCCATGACCGGCTTCAAGTTCTCGCCCAACCCGTACCTCGTCGAGCATTACCCCGAGGTGTACATGGCCATGGGGCACACGGCGGAGGAAGTCGCCCGCCGTTACGGCGTGTCCCGGGAGGACCAGGACGCCTACGCGCTCCGCAGCCACCAGCGGGCGGCCCGGGCCATCGACGCGGGCGCCTTCCGCGACGAAACGGTACCGGTGCCGCTGGGGGACGGCGCCCGCTTCGAGGTGGACGAGGGCGTTCGCCGGGATACGTCCATGGAGGCTCTGGCAGCGCTGAAGCCGGCGTTTTCCGAAGGGGGGACGGTGACGGCCGGCAACTCGAGCCAGATGAGCGACGGGGCAGCCGCCGTCGTCGTCATGTCGTCCCGGCGGGCGGAGGCGCTCGGGCTCGAGCCGCTCGGGATCTTCCGGGGGTTCGCCGTGGCAGGGGTGCCGCCGGAGATCATGGGGATCGGCCCGGTGGAGGCCGTGCCGAAGCTGTTGAGACGCCTGGGCCTGCGCCTGGACGAGATCGGGCTCGTCGAGCTCAACGAGGCGTTTGCCGCCCAGACCGTGGCGGTCATCCGGCAGCTCGGGATGGACGAGGAACGGGTCAACGTCAACGGCGGTGCCATTGCCCTCGGGCATCCGCTGGGCGCGACCGGCGCCAAGCTGACGGCCACGCTCCTGTACGAGATGGCCCGGCGCCGGGTGCGATGGGGGCTGGTGACGATGTGCGTGGGCGGGGGCATGGGGGCAGCCGGGCTGTTCGAAGCCGCTTGA
- a CDS encoding HIT family protein: MTVQGESGCVFCRIARGEAPASMVLEDDGSGVVAFMDIAPASRGHLLVVPVRHAVTLWDLTEEEAAAIFRVARRIAGAMRETLGFDGLNVLQSNGAAAGQVVFHFHLHLIPRYAGGEGLAFRLRPPTYTAPERLELDAVADRLRRALEASSTAS, translated from the coding sequence GTGACGGTGCAGGGCGAGTCCGGGTGCGTCTTTTGCCGCATCGCCCGCGGCGAGGCGCCGGCCAGCATGGTGCTCGAGGACGACGGTAGCGGCGTCGTCGCCTTCATGGACATCGCGCCGGCCAGCAGGGGGCACCTGCTGGTGGTGCCGGTGCGCCACGCCGTCACGCTCTGGGATCTCACGGAGGAAGAGGCGGCGGCAATCTTCCGGGTAGCCCGGCGGATCGCCGGGGCCATGCGGGAGACACTCGGCTTCGACGGCCTCAACGTGCTGCAGTCCAACGGAGCGGCAGCAGGGCAGGTGGTCTTCCACTTCCACCTGCACTTGATCCCGCGCTACGCGGGGGGAGAGGGTCTGGCCTTCCGGCTGCGCCCGCCCACCTATACGGCTCCCGAGCGGCTCGAGCTCGATGCGGTGGCCGACCGGCTCCGCCGGGCGCTCGAGGCATCCAGCACCGCTTCATAG
- a CDS encoding 3-hydroxyacyl-CoA dehydrogenase/enoyl-CoA hydratase family protein, producing MSTLSARPLRVRKAAVIGAGVMGAQIAGWLASLGIPCELLDLAVEGPDRSRLAREGVRRLGQMRPPALATASAAQRIRPGNVDDDLGRLRDVDLVIEAIVEDLGAKQALWARVEPYVAPHAVVASNTSGLSVAEQVAGRSEGFRRRFMGLHFFNPPRYLPLVEVIATADTDPERVEQVVEWLRRFLGKRPVLAKDTPNFIGNRVGIFALQVAFRAMQEWGLSVEEVDLVTGPVMGRPKSATFRTLDLVGLDTYLHVLRTGRSRTDDPDERALLQPPPVVEAMVRRGLLGEKAGAGFYRRSGKGDGRAIEVLDWESLEYRPRREARFDSVDRAMAAPPGERLRVLLSGDDPASRFAWAVLGPVLRFCAAKLPEIAYTAADVDAAMRDGFSWEQGPFEVWDRLGVVQLAGRLESEGKSLPPLVKQLLASPAPAFYRSGGREVLDGQGRHVEVKRVREHLRLAALEAAGARVRTGPSATLWDLGDDVAALEMHPPKAAIDDALIEAAEQALSELGSRWRGLVVFNDGPDFSVGANLFALLVGARSGQWDQVERAVARFQRLNMAIKYAPSPVVVAVAGRTLGGGAEMVLHAPAVVAAVESYIGLVETGVGLIPAGGGTKEALVRTLARLPEGKAFDPQPLVAWLFEVIAQATVSTSAYHARELGWLRACDDVIADRAALLFHAKQRALRMEEAAYTPAVPAPIAAPGRDVRAALVAGALDARRANRISDHDVQIARRLAHVMCGGDVPAGTPLTEQALLDLEREAFLWLLGQEKTQQRIEHVLTTGRPLRN from the coding sequence GTGAGCACGCTGTCGGCTCGCCCTTTGCGCGTCCGAAAGGCTGCGGTCATCGGAGCGGGGGTCATGGGCGCCCAGATTGCCGGCTGGCTGGCCAGCCTGGGCATTCCTTGCGAACTGCTGGACCTGGCGGTCGAGGGTCCGGACCGGAGCCGGCTCGCCCGGGAGGGCGTTCGCAGGCTCGGCCAGATGCGCCCACCCGCGCTCGCCACGGCCAGCGCAGCCCAACGCATCCGGCCGGGCAACGTGGATGACGACCTCGGCCGCCTGCGTGACGTGGATCTGGTCATCGAGGCCATCGTGGAGGACCTGGGGGCGAAGCAGGCTCTGTGGGCCAGGGTGGAACCTTACGTCGCTCCCCACGCGGTCGTCGCCAGCAACACGTCCGGGCTCTCCGTCGCCGAGCAGGTGGCGGGGCGGTCGGAGGGCTTCCGGCGGCGGTTCATGGGCCTGCATTTCTTCAATCCGCCGCGCTACCTGCCCCTGGTCGAGGTGATCGCCACGGCCGACACCGATCCGGAGCGGGTCGAGCAGGTCGTGGAATGGTTGCGCCGCTTCCTCGGCAAGCGGCCCGTCCTGGCGAAAGATACACCCAACTTCATCGGCAACCGTGTCGGCATCTTCGCACTGCAGGTAGCCTTTCGAGCGATGCAGGAGTGGGGTCTGTCCGTGGAGGAGGTCGATCTCGTGACGGGGCCCGTGATGGGCCGTCCCAAGAGCGCCACCTTCCGCACCCTGGATCTGGTGGGGCTCGACACGTACCTCCATGTCCTCCGGACGGGGCGTTCCCGCACGGACGATCCCGACGAGCGGGCGTTGCTCCAGCCCCCGCCCGTGGTGGAGGCCATGGTCCGCCGGGGATTGCTCGGAGAGAAGGCAGGCGCCGGGTTTTACCGGCGATCCGGGAAAGGCGACGGGCGGGCCATCGAGGTACTGGACTGGGAGAGCCTGGAGTACCGGCCGCGGCGGGAGGCCCGCTTCGATTCCGTCGACCGGGCGATGGCGGCGCCGCCCGGCGAGCGGCTGAGGGTGTTGCTCTCCGGCGACGACCCGGCGTCCCGGTTCGCCTGGGCGGTACTGGGGCCCGTGCTGCGCTTTTGCGCCGCGAAGCTTCCTGAGATCGCTTACACCGCCGCGGACGTGGATGCGGCCATGCGGGACGGCTTTTCATGGGAGCAGGGGCCCTTCGAGGTATGGGATCGGCTGGGCGTCGTCCAGCTGGCCGGCAGGCTCGAGTCGGAGGGGAAGAGCCTGCCCCCGCTGGTGAAGCAGCTCCTGGCGTCGCCAGCGCCGGCCTTCTACCGGTCCGGCGGCCGCGAAGTGCTCGACGGCCAGGGCCGCCACGTCGAGGTGAAGAGGGTACGCGAGCACCTGCGGCTCGCAGCGCTCGAGGCCGCCGGAGCCCGGGTCCGGACGGGCCCGAGCGCGACGTTGTGGGACCTGGGTGACGACGTGGCCGCCCTGGAGATGCACCCCCCGAAGGCGGCCATCGACGACGCCTTGATCGAGGCGGCCGAGCAAGCGCTGTCGGAGCTCGGGAGCCGGTGGCGGGGGTTGGTCGTGTTCAACGACGGGCCGGACTTCTCGGTGGGCGCCAACCTGTTCGCCTTGCTGGTGGGCGCCCGGTCGGGACAGTGGGATCAGGTCGAACGGGCGGTGGCCCGCTTCCAGCGGCTCAACATGGCCATCAAGTACGCGCCTTCGCCGGTGGTCGTCGCCGTCGCGGGCCGGACGCTCGGCGGCGGCGCGGAGATGGTGCTCCACGCCCCGGCCGTGGTGGCGGCTGTCGAGAGTTACATCGGCCTCGTCGAAACGGGGGTCGGCCTCATCCCCGCCGGGGGAGGGACCAAAGAGGCCCTGGTACGCACCCTGGCGCGCCTTCCCGAGGGAAAGGCCTTCGATCCGCAGCCGCTGGTGGCGTGGCTGTTCGAGGTGATCGCCCAGGCCACGGTCTCGACGAGCGCCTACCACGCGCGCGAGCTGGGGTGGCTGCGAGCCTGCGACGACGTGATCGCGGACCGGGCGGCCTTGCTGTTCCACGCGAAGCAAAGGGCGCTGCGTATGGAAGAGGCCGCCTACACGCCCGCGGTGCCGGCCCCCATTGCCGCACCGGGCCGGGACGTGCGCGCGGCGCTCGTGGCCGGGGCCCTCGATGCCCGGCGCGCCAACCGCATCAGCGATCACGACGTGCAGATCGCCCGCCGGCTCGCCCACGTCATGTGCGGAGGGGACGTGCCCGCCGGCACGCCCCTCACCGAGCAGGCCCTGCTCGACCTCGAGCGGGAGGCCTTCCTCTGGCTGTTGGGCCAGGAGAAGACGCAGCAGCGGATCGAGCACGTGCTGACCACCGGGCGCCCGCTTCGCAACTGA
- a CDS encoding acyl-CoA dehydrogenase family protein, translating into MGLEHGFFQGAGFLVSDPAPEEGEGTPIQTPEQARAEVAPIAEVARRFADQEVVPAMRAHPEHDPAVLRGLLRRAGELGLLGVEVEEAYGGSGLGSVFAAAVTEEIARTGDFAVTFGAHSGIGTLPLAIFGTPEQKARYLPSLVSGERVAAYALTEPMAGSDALSGKSRATPVDGGFVLEGQKQWITNAGFADLMVVYAKVNGEQFTAFLVETASPGLSLGPEEDKLGIRGSSTRAVYLDGVRVPAENVLGEIGRGHVIAFGVLNVGRFKLAAGSLGSGKAALEVATAYAEQRRQFGRPIAEFGLVGEKLAEMAARLYTLESMVYRTAGLMEARRAALGDPRRAVAEVAVECSINKVYGSETLDFVVDEALQIHGGYGFMNEYPVSRMYRDARINRIFEGTNEINRLLIPDAMMRRALKGGVPLFAAMAEARQSVDQGAEAAERGAGVDGVWLPSPAWMRALRQAVLYVASVVVEMHGTALESEQEKLERLADLAIALYAAQGVWMRARLAAAGVSSGRAGPELHRVAASLVIEQAARQVEAAAQDLLSREQLGRLRALLDRPQVSPIALRRALAQAVRAAGGYPFEG; encoded by the coding sequence GTGGGTCTGGAGCACGGCTTCTTCCAGGGGGCCGGCTTCCTGGTCAGCGACCCGGCCCCGGAGGAGGGAGAGGGCACGCCCATCCAGACGCCGGAGCAGGCGAGGGCTGAGGTGGCCCCCATCGCAGAGGTGGCGCGCCGGTTCGCCGATCAGGAAGTCGTGCCGGCCATGCGAGCGCATCCCGAGCACGACCCGGCCGTCCTGCGGGGGTTGCTCCGCCGAGCTGGCGAGCTGGGCCTTCTGGGCGTGGAGGTGGAAGAGGCGTACGGTGGCTCGGGGCTGGGGAGCGTGTTCGCCGCCGCGGTGACCGAGGAGATCGCCCGAACGGGGGACTTCGCCGTGACGTTCGGGGCGCACTCGGGGATCGGGACGCTCCCCCTGGCGATCTTCGGCACGCCGGAGCAAAAGGCGCGCTACCTGCCGTCGCTGGTGAGCGGCGAGCGAGTGGCGGCGTACGCGCTCACCGAGCCGATGGCGGGGTCCGACGCGCTGTCGGGGAAAAGCCGCGCCACCCCGGTGGACGGGGGCTTCGTGCTCGAGGGCCAAAAGCAGTGGATCACCAATGCCGGGTTCGCCGACCTCATGGTGGTCTACGCCAAGGTCAACGGGGAGCAGTTCACCGCGTTCCTGGTAGAGACGGCGAGCCCCGGCCTGAGCCTGGGGCCGGAGGAGGACAAGCTCGGCATCCGGGGCTCCTCGACCCGGGCCGTCTACCTCGACGGGGTCCGGGTGCCGGCGGAAAACGTGCTGGGCGAGATCGGGCGGGGCCACGTCATCGCGTTCGGCGTGCTCAATGTGGGGCGCTTCAAGCTCGCGGCGGGCTCGCTCGGCTCGGGCAAGGCGGCCCTGGAGGTGGCCACCGCCTATGCCGAGCAACGGCGGCAATTCGGGCGGCCCATCGCGGAGTTCGGCCTGGTGGGAGAGAAGCTGGCGGAGATGGCGGCCCGGCTCTACACGCTGGAGAGCATGGTCTACCGGACGGCAGGCCTGATGGAGGCGCGCCGGGCCGCTCTCGGCGACCCCCGCCGGGCGGTGGCCGAGGTGGCGGTGGAGTGCAGCATCAACAAGGTGTACGGGAGCGAGACCCTGGACTTCGTCGTGGACGAGGCGCTGCAGATCCACGGCGGCTACGGGTTCATGAACGAGTACCCGGTCTCCCGGATGTACCGTGATGCCCGCATCAACCGTATTTTCGAGGGAACCAACGAGATCAACCGCCTGCTGATCCCGGACGCGATGATGCGGAGGGCGCTGAAAGGAGGCGTGCCGCTGTTCGCCGCCATGGCCGAGGCCCGGCAGTCCGTCGACCAGGGGGCGGAAGCGGCCGAGCGGGGGGCTGGGGTCGACGGGGTGTGGCTGCCCTCGCCGGCGTGGATGCGGGCGCTCAGGCAGGCCGTGCTGTACGTGGCGTCGGTCGTGGTGGAGATGCACGGCACGGCCCTGGAGAGCGAGCAGGAAAAGCTGGAGCGCCTTGCCGACCTGGCCATTGCCCTCTACGCCGCCCAAGGCGTGTGGATGCGTGCCCGTCTGGCCGCGGCCGGGGTATCCTCGGGGCGGGCGGGCCCGGAGCTCCACCGGGTGGCCGCAAGCCTGGTGATCGAACAAGCGGCCCGGCAGGTGGAGGCGGCGGCGCAGGATCTGCTCTCACGCGAACAGCTCGGGCGGTTGCGCGCGCTGCTCGACCGGCCCCAGGTTTCCCCGATCGCGCTTCGCCGGGCGCTGGCGCAAGCGGTGCGGGCAGCCGGGGGCTACCCCTTCGAGGGGTAG